One genomic window of Nocardioides daphniae includes the following:
- a CDS encoding ATP-dependent DNA ligase yields the protein MDLPVMPPLLPMLATSAPKVPTGGGMSFEPKWDGFRCIVFRDGDEVELASRNTKPLTRYFPEVVEAVLRDLPERVVLDGELFVALPTDDGQQRLQFDALSERIHPAKSRVTMLSETTPAGFVAFDLLALGDDSFLDRPFAERRAALEEALAHLSPTTGSDGSMLGGRCHLSRTTDDVDEATEWFTQFEGAGLDGVVAKPLDAVYTPNKRTMVKVKHVRTADVVLAGYREHKTSTPEKPLLGSLLLGLYDDVDGDLQLHHVGVAASFTAARRAELMEELADLVCDLSEHPWGQWAIANPDRVPGTQSRWSAGKDLAFTPLRPERVLEVKYDHMEGRRFRHTAQFQRWRPDRDPHSCGYEQLDEPVRYDLARILGTDD from the coding sequence GTGGACCTTCCCGTGATGCCGCCCCTGCTCCCCATGCTCGCCACCTCGGCGCCGAAGGTGCCCACGGGTGGAGGGATGAGCTTCGAGCCGAAGTGGGACGGCTTCCGCTGCATCGTCTTCCGCGACGGCGACGAGGTCGAGCTCGCCAGCCGCAACACCAAGCCGCTGACCCGCTACTTCCCCGAGGTCGTCGAGGCGGTGCTGCGCGACCTGCCCGAGCGGGTGGTCCTCGACGGCGAGCTCTTCGTCGCGCTGCCCACCGACGACGGGCAGCAGCGGCTCCAGTTCGACGCGCTCTCGGAGCGGATCCACCCCGCGAAGTCGCGGGTGACGATGCTCTCGGAGACCACGCCCGCCGGTTTCGTCGCCTTCGACCTGCTCGCGCTGGGCGACGACTCCTTCCTCGACCGTCCGTTCGCGGAGCGGCGCGCCGCCCTCGAGGAGGCCCTGGCCCACCTCTCCCCCACGACCGGGAGCGACGGGTCGATGCTCGGCGGACGCTGCCACCTGTCGCGCACCACCGACGACGTCGACGAGGCGACCGAGTGGTTCACCCAGTTCGAGGGCGCCGGGCTGGACGGCGTCGTCGCCAAGCCGCTCGACGCCGTCTACACCCCCAACAAGCGCACGATGGTGAAGGTCAAGCACGTGCGCACCGCCGACGTGGTGCTCGCCGGCTACCGCGAGCACAAGACCTCCACCCCCGAGAAGCCGCTGCTCGGCAGCCTCCTGCTGGGGCTGTACGACGACGTCGACGGCGACCTGCAGCTCCACCACGTCGGCGTCGCGGCCAGCTTCACCGCTGCCCGCCGCGCCGAGCTGATGGAGGAGCTGGCCGACCTTGTCTGCGACCTCTCCGAGCACCCGTGGGGCCAGTGGGCGATCGCCAACCCCGACCGCGTCCCGGGCACCCAGAGCCGCTGGAGCGCGGGCAAGGACCTGGCCTTCACGCCGCTGCGTCCCGAGCGGGTGCTGGAGGTGAAGTACGACCACATGGAGGGTCGTCGCTTCCGCCACACCGCGCAGTTCCAGCGGTGGCGCCCCGACCGCGATCCGCACTCGTGCGGCTACGAGCAACTGGACGAACCGGTCAGGTACGACCTCGCTAGGATTCTGGGCACCGACGACTGA
- a CDS encoding stealth conserved region 3 domain-containing protein, whose amino-acid sequence MTEQTSSNEPIDDGIGTYDVVVLAEHEVSPADAAQIFGLHDQIADEVVYHVLIPLEDASARIEAALGSLGAGEMLAAPAVVNDLDLEKLREESEEAAEGELTRSLAALRTAGATARGVVFDSEPVGALASNQAGRRQRGHRADQPAPGLGVLPRRLDLARPPQARRPGAAPHRARGPPPHDRSVTGLSGRLRSAAGQLRARTPKRLRIGFVVHTIDGGAGTERSVITQANALAALPEGHDVTLLSLLRTADRPHYEVDPRVTVTHLLDVRDPEAPRPLRRGVATPAQAATLAQREATLVPRRWDATYDGLTDVVLQEFLPTVDVDVLVTTIPELLAAVVQLAPPSVAVVHQEHRASSTRVYDMDALLTFAPRADVVASLTGSMNDWLAAQLRGAAPDMVVMPNPLPPTPAPRATLEEKVFVAAGRLSVEKRFEQMVDAFASIADELPDWRLRIWGEGPRRASLEALVRRRGLTGRVELPGSTDDMPTEWARGSVGLLTSRAEGFGLVLQEAMAAGVPVVSYDVPAGPREIITDGVDGYLVPPESRAGLAAAMRHLALDDDVRRTMGAAARLSAQQWSADTLALEWVEVFHRAVARRRDPLAPRKVLHGRTVGPIGKLAVGDSAVGITPVEARRTALEHAAGAARRAAAGATWCVLPPHGDDPTAVVVVPSHRRADFLTALVDAAPPVWLSLLEPEENGWPERRGTVEAMAEALRRSGSGALHLEPWPGRGGHRGLLAGQGVRVEFWQPDATGALIAPGPSRFGPRLPAETETVEAEVWGVGVRAIPATMLPTVHDTRVEVDVVYTWVDGDDPAWQAARAERLAGRTGAATTESSSGAARYRSRDELRWSMRSLHLFAPWVRRIHLVTAGQVPAWLDTSHEKIALVDHRDIFPADALPTFSSHAIESRLHHVPDLAEHFLYVNDDVMLGRPLRPELFFSAAGAFATFEALRPVGLPGSEELAYLHAAWNNQRLLRETFGVNLTHTMAHSPHPMRRSVLAEIEERFPVEHRATTYAPFRSETDLSLLSSFAQHYGLLTGAAFPATAEHAYVDLGHQNVQGQLRALRRRDLDFFCIADNHDSAFDEDAVSAMLTEAMEHQFPVAAPWEK is encoded by the coding sequence ATGACCGAGCAGACCAGCAGCAACGAACCGATCGACGACGGCATCGGCACCTACGACGTCGTGGTCCTGGCCGAGCACGAGGTCAGTCCCGCCGACGCCGCCCAGATCTTCGGCCTCCACGACCAGATCGCCGACGAGGTCGTCTACCACGTGCTCATCCCGCTCGAGGACGCCTCGGCGCGGATCGAGGCAGCGCTCGGCTCGCTCGGCGCCGGCGAGATGCTGGCGGCCCCGGCGGTCGTCAACGACCTCGACCTGGAGAAGCTGCGCGAGGAGAGCGAGGAGGCCGCCGAGGGCGAGCTGACCCGCAGCCTCGCGGCGCTGCGTACGGCCGGGGCCACCGCCCGCGGCGTCGTCTTCGACTCCGAGCCGGTCGGCGCGCTCGCCTCGAACCAAGCAGGTCGACGCCAGCGAGGCCATCGTGCTGACCAGCCCGCACCTGGTCTCGGAGTTCTTCCACGTCGACTGGACCTCGCGCGCCCGCCGCAAGCTCGGCGTCCCGGTGCTGCACCTCATCGAGCACGAGGTCCGCCACCTCACGACCGATCTGTGACAGGCCTCTCCGGGCGGCTGCGCAGCGCCGCCGGCCAGCTGCGCGCCCGCACGCCCAAGCGGCTGCGGATCGGCTTCGTCGTGCACACCATCGACGGCGGCGCCGGCACCGAGCGCTCGGTGATCACCCAGGCCAACGCGCTCGCCGCGCTGCCGGAGGGCCACGACGTCACCCTGCTGTCGCTGCTGCGCACCGCCGACCGACCGCACTACGAGGTCGACCCCCGGGTCACCGTCACCCACCTGCTCGACGTCCGCGACCCCGAGGCGCCGCGACCCCTGCGCCGCGGCGTCGCCACCCCGGCCCAGGCTGCGACCCTGGCGCAGCGCGAGGCGACGCTGGTCCCGCGGCGCTGGGACGCGACGTACGACGGTCTCACCGACGTGGTGCTGCAGGAGTTCCTCCCGACGGTCGACGTCGACGTCCTCGTCACCACCATCCCCGAGCTGCTCGCCGCCGTCGTGCAGCTCGCGCCGCCGTCGGTGGCGGTGGTCCACCAGGAGCACCGGGCGTCCTCGACCCGTGTCTACGACATGGACGCGCTGCTGACCTTCGCCCCGCGCGCCGACGTCGTCGCCTCCCTGACCGGCTCCATGAACGACTGGCTCGCCGCCCAGCTGCGCGGCGCCGCGCCCGACATGGTCGTCATGCCCAACCCGCTCCCGCCGACGCCCGCGCCCCGCGCGACGCTGGAGGAGAAGGTCTTCGTCGCCGCCGGTCGCCTCTCGGTGGAAAAGCGCTTCGAGCAGATGGTCGACGCCTTCGCCTCGATCGCCGACGAGCTGCCCGACTGGCGGCTACGGATCTGGGGCGAGGGCCCCCGCCGGGCCTCGCTGGAGGCGCTCGTACGCCGTCGCGGCCTCACCGGGCGCGTCGAGCTGCCAGGCTCGACCGACGACATGCCCACCGAGTGGGCGCGTGGCAGCGTCGGCCTGCTGACCTCGCGCGCCGAAGGGTTCGGCCTGGTGCTGCAGGAAGCCATGGCCGCCGGCGTCCCGGTCGTCAGCTACGACGTGCCAGCCGGTCCGCGCGAGATCATCACCGACGGCGTCGACGGCTACCTGGTGCCGCCGGAGTCGCGCGCCGGGCTGGCCGCCGCGATGCGCCACCTCGCGCTCGACGACGACGTACGCCGCACCATGGGCGCCGCCGCGCGCCTCTCCGCGCAGCAGTGGTCGGCCGACACGCTGGCGCTGGAGTGGGTGGAGGTCTTCCACCGCGCCGTCGCCCGGCGTCGCGACCCGCTGGCCCCCCGCAAGGTGCTGCACGGGCGCACCGTCGGCCCGATCGGCAAGCTGGCCGTCGGCGACTCTGCCGTGGGGATCACACCGGTCGAGGCCCGCCGCACCGCGCTCGAGCACGCCGCCGGCGCCGCCCGTCGCGCCGCCGCCGGGGCGACCTGGTGCGTCCTGCCGCCGCACGGCGACGACCCGACCGCCGTCGTCGTGGTGCCGTCGCACAGGCGCGCCGACTTCCTGACCGCGCTGGTCGACGCCGCTCCCCCGGTGTGGCTGAGCCTGCTCGAGCCGGAGGAGAACGGCTGGCCCGAGCGCCGCGGCACCGTCGAGGCGATGGCCGAGGCGCTGCGCCGCTCCGGCAGCGGCGCGCTGCACCTCGAGCCGTGGCCCGGTCGCGGCGGCCACCGCGGCCTGCTCGCCGGTCAGGGCGTACGCGTGGAGTTCTGGCAGCCCGACGCCACCGGCGCGCTGATCGCGCCCGGCCCGTCGCGCTTCGGTCCGCGACTCCCCGCCGAGACCGAGACCGTCGAGGCCGAGGTGTGGGGCGTGGGCGTGCGCGCGATCCCGGCGACAATGCTGCCGACAGTGCACGACACCCGCGTCGAGGTCGACGTCGTCTACACCTGGGTCGACGGTGACGATCCCGCCTGGCAGGCGGCGCGCGCCGAGCGGCTGGCGGGGCGTACCGGGGCCGCGACGACCGAGTCGTCCAGCGGGGCCGCGCGCTACCGCAGCCGCGACGAGCTGCGCTGGTCGATGCGCAGCCTCCACCTCTTCGCGCCGTGGGTGCGCCGCATCCACCTGGTCACCGCCGGGCAGGTGCCGGCGTGGCTCGACACCAGCCACGAGAAGATCGCGCTGGTCGACCACCGCGACATCTTCCCGGCCGACGCGCTGCCGACCTTCTCGTCGCACGCGATCGAGTCGCGGCTGCACCACGTGCCCGACCTGGCCGAGCACTTCCTCTACGTCAACGACGACGTGATGCTGGGCCGCCCGCTGCGACCGGAGCTCTTCTTCTCCGCGGCCGGCGCGTTCGCCACCTTCGAGGCGCTGCGCCCGGTCGGGCTGCCCGGCTCGGAGGAGCTGGCCTACCTGCACGCGGCGTGGAACAACCAGCGCCTGCTGCGCGAGACCTTCGGGGTCAACCTCACCCACACCATGGCACACAGCCCGCACCCGATGCGCCGCTCGGTCCTGGCCGAGATCGAGGAGCGCTTCCCCGTCGAGCACCGCGCGACGACGTACGCCCCCTTCCGCTCCGAGACGGACCTGTCACTGCTGTCGTCGTTCGCGCAGCACTACGGACTGCTGACCGGCGCAGCGTTCCCCGCGACCGCGGAGCACGCCTACGTCGACCTGGGCCACCAGAACGTCCAGGGTCAGCTGCGCGCGCTGCGCCGCCGCGACCTGGACTTCTTCTGCATCGCCGACAACCACGACTCCGCCTTCGACGAGGACGCCGTCTCGGCCATGCTCACCGAGGCGATGGAGCACCAGTTCCCGGTCGCGGCGCCTTGGGAGAAATGA
- a CDS encoding DUF6752 domain-containing protein, with the protein MSAPTAERTTAPPTPATGVRVDDAGVLVPGAPGPLVLRVDGTYVWSFTPARDGRPERDGLLVAWPPVLRPYLKGRARVTVTDVPGSTVLHDAEVSFGGGAGPVAIVDSSGHPLCVDKVGHLTRSFADTAHEVREEILLGTQRALRDLREGAGVEAYLNYGALLGAVRDGAMIAHDSDTDVCYVSKHESPADVIAESYRVEREMLRRGWSLLRMSGGDIKLLLPLSDGRNCHIDVFVAFWVRGTFYQLGNRSGQLERSAVLPLSTIELHGHTFPAPADPEAMLAFVYGPGWRVPDPSFTYADPRAGVRRLDGWLRGFRTHMGRWTEFHIGPGRQVRLRRSPFAVWVRRQVGAGDPIADIGAGAGCDALFYGRKGHPVRAYDYSRVARSRARGLTQRNCVAARIDKLILGELRTVLLTGAELARDPHHLTARLVLGALEDHERDNFWRLARMALRGSDRSLFVEFSARVPGVVADDGSRLDTPGPDHLVHRLSPRTVRREVEAAGGVVELVEIAPGLDVTEAEDPAVCRMRITFPRTPSPPPSPPPSRRPPQHCPRGPSHEHQSRSPRQPIAQKVAGRVAWAKEKARRARDQRLGVHARLAALEAEVQENRHLNRRITELTDVVGELLVPLHARDEERVAEVLAAYRRSI; encoded by the coding sequence GTGAGCGCCCCCACGGCTGAGCGCACGACGGCCCCGCCGACGCCTGCCACCGGCGTACGCGTGGACGACGCGGGCGTCCTGGTGCCCGGGGCCCCCGGCCCGTTGGTCCTGCGCGTCGACGGCACCTACGTCTGGTCGTTCACGCCGGCCCGCGACGGACGCCCCGAGCGCGACGGCCTGCTCGTCGCCTGGCCGCCCGTCCTGCGCCCCTACCTGAAGGGCCGCGCCCGGGTCACCGTCACCGACGTGCCGGGCTCGACGGTGCTCCACGACGCCGAGGTCTCGTTCGGCGGCGGCGCCGGTCCGGTCGCCATCGTCGACTCCTCGGGCCACCCGCTCTGCGTCGACAAGGTCGGTCACCTCACCCGCTCCTTCGCCGACACCGCCCACGAGGTCCGCGAGGAGATCCTCCTCGGCACCCAGCGCGCGCTGCGCGACCTGCGCGAGGGCGCCGGCGTCGAGGCCTACCTCAACTACGGCGCGCTGCTCGGCGCGGTCCGCGACGGCGCGATGATCGCCCACGACTCCGACACCGACGTCTGCTACGTCTCGAAGCACGAGTCGCCCGCCGACGTCATCGCCGAGTCCTACCGGGTCGAGCGCGAGATGCTGCGCCGCGGCTGGAGCCTGCTGCGCATGTCGGGGGGTGACATCAAGCTGCTGCTGCCCCTCAGCGACGGCCGCAACTGCCACATCGACGTCTTCGTCGCCTTCTGGGTCCGGGGCACCTTCTACCAGCTCGGCAACCGCTCGGGGCAGCTCGAGCGCAGCGCCGTGCTGCCGCTGTCGACCATCGAGCTGCACGGCCACACGTTCCCCGCGCCCGCCGACCCCGAGGCGATGCTCGCCTTCGTCTACGGCCCCGGCTGGCGGGTGCCCGACCCGTCGTTCACCTACGCCGACCCCCGGGCAGGCGTACGCCGCCTCGACGGCTGGCTGCGCGGCTTCCGCACCCACATGGGTCGCTGGACCGAGTTCCACATCGGCCCCGGACGCCAGGTCCGGCTCCGGCGCAGCCCGTTCGCGGTCTGGGTCCGGCGCCAGGTCGGTGCCGGCGATCCGATCGCCGACATCGGCGCCGGCGCGGGCTGCGACGCCCTCTTCTACGGTCGCAAGGGTCACCCGGTACGGGCGTACGACTACTCCCGCGTCGCCCGTTCGCGGGCCAGGGGGCTGACCCAGCGCAACTGCGTCGCCGCGCGCATCGACAAGCTGATCCTCGGTGAGCTGCGGACCGTGCTGCTCACCGGTGCCGAGCTGGCGCGCGACCCGCACCACCTCACGGCCCGCCTGGTCCTCGGAGCGCTGGAGGACCACGAGCGCGACAACTTCTGGCGGCTGGCCCGGATGGCCCTGCGCGGCAGCGACCGGTCGCTCTTCGTCGAGTTCAGCGCCCGGGTGCCGGGCGTCGTGGCCGACGACGGCAGCCGGCTCGACACCCCCGGCCCGGACCACCTGGTGCACCGGCTCTCGCCGCGCACCGTACGCCGCGAGGTCGAGGCCGCCGGCGGTGTCGTCGAGCTCGTCGAGATCGCGCCCGGTCTCGACGTCACCGAGGCCGAGGACCCGGCCGTCTGCCGGATGCGGATCACCTTCCCGCGCACGCCGTCACCTCCGCCGTCACCTCCGCCGTCACGCCGACCCCCGCAGCACTGCCCGAGAGGACCCAGCCATGAGCACCAGTCACGCAGCCCCCGCCAGCCCATCGCCCAGAAGGTCGCCGGCCGCGTGGCCTGGGCCAAGGAGAAGGCGCGCCGCGCCCGCGACCAGCGGCTCGGAGTGCACGCCCGCCTGGCCGCCCTGGAGGCCGAGGTGCAGGAGAACCGCCACCTCAACCGCCGCATCACCGAGCTCACCGACGTGGTCGGCGAGCTCCTGGTGCCGCTGCACGCCCGCGACGAGGAGCGCGTCGCCGAGGTGCTGGCGGCCTACCGCAGGAGCATCTGA
- a CDS encoding ABC transporter substrate-binding protein translates to MRTRTNGRGRRLRPVAAATTAALLALTVVGCSSDDSADDGTVELTIATFNEFGYEELIKEWNADNPDIQVKQKKVGTWDDAKENLFTKLASGSGLSDIEAIEGDAMPAILAESDAFVDLTDPELEGRWLDWKAEAATNADGQMIGYGTDAGPEGICYRADLFKKAGMPTDRAEVAKRWKTWDDYFADGKEFISKVKGTAWYDSSQGTAQAMLNQVENPFEQDDNTIDVENPELAEVWKAVTGNVDLSTRLSQWGDDWVASFQNDGFATMACPGWMLGVVSGNAEGVEGWDFADVFPGGGGNWGGSFLTVPAQSDHPEEAKEFAAWITAPEQQVRAFEAIGAFPSQVDALDAPEVLEASNEFFNDAPVGEILSNRAEAITVQPYKGPKYSDILQAFQAAVTRVDDGSTSADKSWQTFLADVERLG, encoded by the coding sequence GTGCGTACAAGGACCAATGGACGGGGCAGGCGCCTGCGCCCCGTCGCTGCTGCCACCACGGCGGCGCTGCTGGCACTGACCGTCGTCGGCTGCTCGTCTGACGACTCGGCCGACGACGGCACGGTGGAGCTCACCATCGCCACCTTCAACGAGTTCGGCTACGAGGAGCTCATCAAGGAGTGGAACGCCGACAACCCCGACATCCAGGTGAAGCAGAAGAAGGTCGGCACTTGGGACGATGCCAAGGAGAACCTCTTCACCAAGCTCGCCAGCGGCTCGGGGCTCAGCGACATCGAGGCCATCGAGGGTGACGCGATGCCGGCGATCCTGGCCGAGTCCGACGCCTTCGTCGACCTCACCGACCCCGAGCTGGAGGGCCGCTGGCTCGACTGGAAGGCCGAGGCCGCCACCAACGCCGACGGCCAGATGATCGGCTACGGCACCGACGCCGGCCCCGAGGGCATCTGCTACCGCGCCGACCTCTTCAAGAAGGCCGGCATGCCGACCGACCGCGCCGAGGTCGCCAAGCGCTGGAAGACATGGGACGACTACTTCGCCGACGGCAAGGAGTTCATCTCCAAGGTGAAGGGCACCGCCTGGTACGACTCCAGCCAGGGCACCGCGCAGGCGATGCTCAACCAGGTCGAGAACCCCTTTGAGCAGGACGACAACACCATCGACGTCGAGAACCCCGAGCTCGCCGAGGTCTGGAAGGCCGTCACCGGCAACGTCGACCTCTCCACCCGGCTCTCGCAGTGGGGTGACGACTGGGTCGCCTCCTTCCAGAACGACGGCTTCGCCACGATGGCGTGCCCCGGCTGGATGCTCGGCGTGGTCTCGGGCAACGCCGAGGGCGTCGAGGGATGGGACTTCGCCGACGTCTTCCCCGGCGGCGGTGGCAACTGGGGCGGCTCGTTCCTGACGGTCCCCGCCCAGAGCGACCACCCCGAGGAGGCCAAGGAGTTCGCGGCGTGGATCACCGCGCCCGAGCAGCAGGTCCGCGCCTTCGAGGCGATCGGTGCCTTCCCGAGCCAGGTCGACGCGCTCGACGCCCCCGAGGTGCTCGAGGCGAGCAACGAGTTCTTCAACGACGCCCCGGTCGGCGAGATCCTCTCCAACCGCGCCGAGGCGATCACGGTCCAGCCCTACAAGGGCCCGAAGTACTCCGACATCCTCCAGGCCTTCCAGGCCGCGGTGACCCGCGTCGACGACGGCTCCACCAGCGCCGACAAGTCGTGGCAGACCTTCCTGGCCGACGTCGAGCGGTTGGGCTGA
- a CDS encoding ABC transporter ATP-binding protein, with the protein MATVTFDHAQRVYPGSPRPAVDDFSLEVGDGEFMVLVGPSGCGKSTSLRMLAGLEEVTSGEVRIDGQVVNDVPPKDRDIAMVFQSYALYPHMSVGDNMAFALKLAGVPKAERTQRVAEAAEMLDLTEHLDRKPRSLSGGQRQRVAMGRAIVRQPRVFCMDEPLSNLDAKLRVATRTQIAALQQRLGTTTVYVTHDQVEAMTMGDRVAVMKDGVLQQVDTPLALYDRPANLFVASFIGSPAMNLMSGRPTATGVEVDGFEFAVERETIARASGEVTIGVRPEAWRLAADGEPGYPVTVTVSEELGADAYLYATPAATGAETVLHQVVARVPGRMKLTKGETVRLVPTPGQVAVFDTASGERLSA; encoded by the coding sequence ATGGCAACAGTGACCTTCGACCACGCGCAGCGGGTCTACCCCGGCAGCCCGCGGCCGGCCGTCGACGACTTCAGCCTGGAGGTCGGCGACGGCGAGTTCATGGTGCTCGTCGGTCCGTCCGGCTGTGGCAAGTCGACCTCCCTGCGGATGCTCGCGGGGCTCGAGGAGGTGACCTCCGGCGAGGTGCGGATCGACGGCCAGGTCGTCAACGACGTGCCGCCGAAGGACCGCGACATCGCCATGGTCTTCCAGAGCTACGCGCTCTACCCGCACATGAGCGTCGGCGACAACATGGCCTTCGCGCTCAAGCTCGCCGGCGTCCCCAAGGCCGAGCGCACGCAGCGGGTGGCCGAGGCGGCAGAGATGCTCGACCTCACCGAGCACCTCGACCGCAAACCGCGCTCCCTGTCGGGAGGCCAGCGCCAGCGCGTCGCGATGGGGCGGGCGATCGTGCGCCAGCCCCGCGTCTTCTGCATGGACGAGCCGCTCTCCAACCTCGACGCCAAGCTGCGCGTCGCCACCCGCACCCAGATCGCAGCGCTCCAGCAGCGCCTCGGCACCACCACCGTCTACGTCACCCACGACCAGGTGGAGGCGATGACGATGGGTGACCGGGTCGCGGTGATGAAGGACGGCGTGCTCCAACAGGTCGACACCCCGCTCGCGCTCTACGACCGCCCGGCCAACCTCTTCGTCGCCAGCTTCATCGGCTCCCCCGCGATGAACCTGATGTCGGGCCGCCCCACCGCCACCGGTGTCGAGGTCGACGGCTTCGAGTTCGCGGTCGAGCGCGAGACCATCGCGAGGGCCTCGGGCGAGGTGACCATCGGTGTACGCCCCGAGGCCTGGCGCCTGGCCGCCGACGGCGAGCCCGGCTACCCGGTCACGGTGACGGTCAGCGAGGAGCTGGGCGCCGACGCCTACCTCTACGCGACGCCCGCCGCGACCGGCGCCGAGACCGTGCTGCACCAGGTCGTCGCGCGGGTGCCCGGCCGGATGAAGCTGACGAAGGGCGAGACCGTACGCCTGGTGCCGACGCCGGGGCAGGTCGCGGTCTTCGACACCGCGAGCGGGGAGCGGCTGAGCGCCTGA
- a CDS encoding adenylyltransferase/cytidyltransferase family protein — protein MGPVIGYVPGVFDLFHIGHLTMLRHARQHCDVLVAGVVSDEVCLAGKGVQPTVPEAERAEIVEAIGIVDAVYVERSLDKAEAWAQVGFKRLFKGDDWRGTAKGDALERQMRGLGVELVYFPYTMHTSSTALRRKLGVPGERVS, from the coding sequence ATGGGCCCCGTCATCGGCTACGTCCCCGGTGTGTTCGACCTGTTCCACATCGGCCACCTCACCATGCTGCGCCACGCCCGGCAGCACTGCGACGTACTGGTCGCCGGAGTGGTCTCCGACGAGGTCTGTCTGGCCGGCAAGGGGGTGCAGCCCACCGTGCCCGAGGCCGAGCGCGCCGAGATCGTCGAGGCGATCGGCATCGTCGACGCCGTCTACGTCGAGCGCTCCCTCGACAAGGCCGAGGCCTGGGCGCAGGTCGGCTTCAAGCGCCTCTTCAAGGGCGACGACTGGCGCGGCACCGCCAAGGGCGACGCGCTCGAGCGGCAGATGCGCGGCCTCGGCGTCGAGCTCGTCTACTTCCCCTACACGATGCACACCTCCAGCACCGCCCTGCGCCGCAAGCTCGGTGTCCCCGGCGAGCGCGTCTCGTGA